The Thermoanaerobaculia bacterium genome includes a window with the following:
- the pal gene encoding peptidoglycan-associated lipoprotein Pal, translating into MRMHRSLKVAAVLGAVIALAAGCKKKPPTTTPEAAPPPPAVEAPAPPAPTPPPSAPRGEDVMSEDLQTLNSKGYLQDAFFDFDKADLRDDARTALASDAQWLKQYGSIRILVEGHCDERGTEEYNLSLGQKRASAVKEYLVSLGIEGSRVNTVSYGKARPFCTDHDEACWQQNRRGHFVITGK; encoded by the coding sequence ATGCGGATGCATCGGAGTCTAAAGGTCGCCGCCGTGCTGGGAGCCGTCATCGCGCTCGCCGCCGGCTGCAAGAAGAAACCCCCCACGACGACTCCCGAGGCTGCGCCTCCTCCGCCTGCCGTCGAAGCGCCCGCGCCTCCCGCGCCGACGCCTCCCCCGTCCGCTCCGCGGGGAGAGGACGTGATGAGCGAGGACCTGCAGACCCTCAACTCGAAGGGATATCTCCAGGACGCGTTCTTCGACTTCGACAAGGCCGACCTCCGCGACGACGCGCGAACGGCGCTCGCTTCCGACGCCCAGTGGCTCAAGCAGTACGGCTCGATCCGGATTCTCGTCGAGGGGCACTGCGACGAGCGCGGGACGGAGGAGTACAACCTCTCTCTCGGCCAGAAGCGCGCTTCCGCGGTCAAGGAATACCTCGTCTCGCTCGGCATCGAAGGGTCCCGCGTGAACACGGTGTCTTACGGGAAGGCGCGGCCGTTCTGCACCGATCACGACGAAGCCTGCTGGCAGCAGAACCGCCGCGGTCACTTCGTGATCACCGGCAAGTGA
- a CDS encoding TonB family protein — protein MDAVGEILAETGTRTPEWKAGLAGTLLLHAAVGAAFLIASRLPTAHRFISPHAVSVRLVPLSSVRGARAETKEAPVSRPVIEKPQDVPAPSPKAMPLPEKTKTKKEPPPPAHPSRTSPQAAKKASGSAVDLPGPGETEGSPTGVPGAGSSFGASLSAFDSADFNYSYYVTQMLVSIGANWFKPTDQAVAPPVIFFRIARDGSISDVRIERSSGLPFVDRAAQRAVMASSPLPPLPADFHESSLGVHLKFQ, from the coding sequence GTGGACGCCGTCGGCGAGATCCTCGCGGAGACGGGGACTCGCACCCCGGAATGGAAGGCCGGCCTCGCCGGCACGCTCCTGCTCCACGCCGCCGTCGGAGCGGCGTTCCTGATCGCGTCGCGTCTGCCGACGGCGCACCGCTTCATCTCCCCGCACGCGGTCTCGGTTCGCCTCGTCCCGCTCTCCTCGGTGCGGGGAGCCCGCGCCGAGACCAAAGAGGCTCCCGTCTCGCGCCCGGTCATCGAGAAGCCCCAGGACGTCCCGGCCCCGTCGCCCAAGGCGATGCCGCTGCCGGAGAAGACGAAAACGAAGAAGGAGCCGCCGCCTCCTGCGCACCCGTCGCGGACCTCGCCGCAGGCGGCGAAGAAGGCGAGCGGGAGCGCGGTCGACCTCCCCGGGCCCGGGGAGACGGAAGGCTCTCCGACCGGAGTCCCCGGCGCGGGATCGAGCTTCGGAGCCTCGCTGTCCGCGTTCGACTCCGCGGATTTCAACTATTCGTACTACGTGACGCAGATGCTCGTCTCGATCGGGGCGAACTGGTTCAAGCCGACGGACCAGGCGGTCGCGCCGCCGGTCATCTTCTTCCGGATCGCGCGCGACGGGTCGATTTCCGACGTGCGCATCGAGCGCTCGAGCGGGCTGCCGTTCGTCGACCGCGCGGCCCAGCGGGCGGTGATGGCCTCGTCGCCGCTGCCGCCGCTCCCGGCCGATTTCCACGAGAGCTCGCTCGGGGTCCATCTGAAATTCCAATGA
- the tolR gene encoding protein TolR, producing the protein MAFSAGPKNDPFDHLADINVTPLVDVMLVLLIIFMVTAPMLHQGVSVALPKAQASNLPKSAEDPVILSITKSGLYYINETPVAGGLLKERLQAYMRSRTDKTIYLKADRSLPYGTVVETMDLLNRMGIENLGMLTESREKKK; encoded by the coding sequence ATGGCATTCTCGGCCGGCCCGAAGAACGATCCCTTCGACCACCTCGCGGACATCAACGTGACCCCGCTCGTCGACGTGATGCTCGTGCTGCTGATCATCTTCATGGTCACGGCCCCGATGCTGCACCAGGGAGTCTCCGTCGCGCTCCCGAAGGCGCAGGCTTCGAATCTCCCGAAGAGCGCCGAGGACCCGGTCATTCTCTCGATCACGAAGAGCGGCCTCTACTACATCAACGAGACGCCCGTCGCCGGCGGGCTCCTCAAGGAGCGGCTCCAGGCCTACATGCGGAGCCGCACCGACAAGACGATCTACCTCAAGGCCGACCGGTCGCTTCCGTACGGGACCGTCGTCGAGACGATGGATCTCTTGAACCGCATGGGGATCGAGAACCTCGGCATGCTGACCGAGTCCCGGGAGAAGAAGAAATGA
- a CDS encoding MotA/TolQ/ExbB proton channel family protein, with product MNAQPIRTTALETSPSQFETFLRETGPSAKVVLGILLFFSIVSWLIIIAKYIRLKRVRGQSHRFLDFFRKSKRFSEVNTMASQLAETPLTTLFKSGYAELDAQIKAARSDEPASAATTSTRLLIKNISGIERALERAAGAEVSRLTRWLTFLATTASACPFIGLFGTVWGIMAAFNAIGVSGSTSIVAVAPGISEALINTAAGLAAAIPALIAYNYFMGQIRQMRATMDDFALEFLNLTERNFT from the coding sequence TTGAACGCCCAGCCGATCCGCACCACGGCCCTCGAAACGAGCCCCTCCCAGTTCGAAACCTTCCTGCGGGAGACGGGGCCGTCCGCCAAGGTCGTCCTCGGCATTCTCCTCTTCTTCAGCATCGTGTCGTGGCTGATCATCATCGCCAAATATATTCGATTGAAGCGGGTGCGCGGCCAGTCTCACCGATTCCTGGATTTTTTCCGGAAATCGAAGCGGTTCTCCGAAGTCAACACGATGGCGAGCCAGCTCGCCGAGACCCCGCTGACGACCCTCTTCAAGTCGGGGTATGCGGAGCTCGACGCCCAGATCAAGGCCGCGCGCTCCGACGAGCCGGCCAGCGCCGCGACGACCAGCACGCGCCTCCTCATCAAGAACATCAGCGGGATCGAACGCGCTCTGGAGCGAGCCGCGGGCGCGGAGGTTTCGCGCCTCACCCGATGGCTCACGTTCCTCGCGACGACCGCTTCCGCGTGCCCCTTCATCGGCCTCTTCGGGACGGTCTGGGGCATCATGGCGGCCTTCAACGCGATCGGCGTCTCGGGCTCGACGTCGATCGTCGCGGTCGCCCCGGGGATCTCGGAAGCGCTCATCAACACCGCCGCCGGCCTCGCCGCGGCGATCCCCGCGCTCATCGCGTACAACTACTTCATGGGACAGATCCGCCAGATGCGGGCGACGATGGACGACTTCGCCCTCGAGTTCCTCAACCTGACGGAACGGAACTTCACGTAG
- a CDS encoding SpoIVB peptidase S55 domain-containing protein produces MRKPIAGLLLVAAALVCGSAAASPPILEVSGIRPGQKGYGLCDFGNGAGVQRFGVEILGVMREYAPKQDLILARLTGNNLEKSGVIAGMSGSPVYVEDKLVGAVAYGWPFSEEAIAGITPIASMLDIRHVPANPPVPIGAPTPSGARAQAESLVSTFRGGDFVTAFRALVARAFPAPASGSGWAPLAIPLSASPFPAGDSLFSDAFERAGFLPAPSGAAFPAAVPASGSALPARAAEPPLRPGSSVATILISGDMTMAATGTVTWVDGGNVLAFGHPFLSMGPVEMPMADSEVIGVLPSMYRSFKFASTGKVLGSISQDRSTGILGSFGGSAAMVPVNVSIASESAPTQSYQFQVVRNSMLTPILAATAIDTTLSTLEKSTGERTLVWKSSIATPGRTVHYDSVFSGLNAKDQAVSAMALLTNYLMANEFHDLPIDGINVSIQHSDELKNARIIEVEPEKDRVRPGETVMIRVGLQDFRGIARHLSLALPIPAGEPPGPLTVFVGDGLSATAFDLSLFPADPRSLEQVLDFLDRMRPANSVNLLAYRNGAGAVVAGQELAALPPTVFTMFSGSGALDGDVNLSHQRVYSATVEQPIPVTGSARLTLEVVPKLD; encoded by the coding sequence ATGCGAAAACCCATTGCGGGACTCCTCCTCGTCGCGGCGGCCCTCGTGTGCGGGAGCGCGGCCGCCTCTCCTCCGATCCTCGAGGTCTCCGGGATCCGCCCGGGCCAGAAGGGATACGGGCTCTGCGATTTCGGCAACGGCGCCGGCGTGCAGCGGTTCGGCGTCGAGATCCTCGGCGTGATGCGCGAGTACGCGCCCAAGCAGGACCTGATCCTCGCCCGCCTCACCGGGAACAACCTCGAAAAGAGCGGCGTGATCGCGGGGATGAGCGGAAGCCCGGTCTACGTCGAGGACAAGCTCGTCGGCGCGGTGGCCTACGGGTGGCCCTTCTCCGAGGAGGCGATCGCCGGAATCACCCCGATCGCGTCGATGCTCGACATCCGCCACGTCCCGGCGAACCCGCCCGTCCCGATCGGCGCGCCGACGCCGAGCGGCGCCCGCGCGCAGGCGGAGAGCCTCGTCTCGACTTTCCGCGGCGGCGATTTCGTCACCGCTTTTCGCGCTCTCGTCGCCCGCGCGTTTCCCGCGCCGGCTTCCGGTTCCGGCTGGGCGCCGCTGGCGATCCCGCTCTCGGCCTCTCCCTTCCCGGCGGGCGATTCCCTCTTCTCCGACGCGTTCGAGCGCGCGGGCTTCCTGCCGGCGCCGAGCGGCGCCGCGTTCCCCGCGGCCGTTCCGGCGTCCGGGAGCGCCCTGCCGGCGCGCGCCGCCGAGCCGCCGCTTCGGCCCGGATCGTCGGTCGCGACGATCCTGATCTCGGGAGACATGACGATGGCGGCGACGGGGACGGTCACCTGGGTCGACGGCGGCAACGTGCTCGCCTTCGGCCACCCGTTCCTTTCGATGGGTCCCGTCGAGATGCCGATGGCGGACTCGGAGGTGATCGGCGTCCTCCCGTCGATGTATCGCTCGTTCAAGTTCGCCTCGACCGGCAAGGTCCTCGGGTCGATCTCGCAGGACCGGTCGACGGGCATCCTCGGCTCGTTCGGCGGGTCGGCGGCGATGGTGCCGGTCAACGTGTCGATCGCCTCCGAAAGCGCGCCGACGCAGAGCTACCAGTTCCAGGTCGTCCGGAACTCGATGCTCACCCCGATCCTCGCGGCGACCGCGATCGACACGACGCTCTCCACGCTCGAGAAGTCGACGGGAGAGCGCACGCTCGTCTGGAAATCTTCGATCGCGACGCCGGGCCGGACCGTCCACTACGATTCGGTCTTCTCCGGGCTGAACGCGAAGGACCAGGCGGTCTCGGCGATGGCGCTGCTGACGAACTACCTCATGGCGAACGAATTCCACGACCTGCCGATCGACGGGATCAACGTCTCGATCCAGCACTCGGACGAGTTGAAGAACGCCCGGATCATCGAGGTCGAGCCGGAGAAGGACCGGGTGCGCCCGGGGGAGACCGTGATGATCCGGGTCGGTCTCCAGGACTTCCGCGGGATCGCGCGGCACCTCTCGCTCGCGCTCCCGATCCCGGCGGGCGAGCCCCCCGGACCGCTGACGGTCTTCGTGGGCGACGGCCTGTCGGCGACCGCGTTCGACCTGTCGCTCTTCCCCGCGGACCCGCGCTCTCTCGAGCAGGTGCTCGACTTCCTCGACCGGATGCGTCCCGCCAATTCCGTCAACCTTCTCGCGTACCGCAACGGCGCCGGTGCGGTGGTCGCGGGTCAGGAGCTCGCCGCCCTTCCGCCGACCGTCTTCACGATGTTCTCCGGCTCCGGCGCGCTCGACGGCGACGTCAATCTTTCCCATCAGCGGGTGTACTCGGCCACGGTCGAGCAGCCCATCCCCGTGACCGGGTCGGCGCGGCTGACGCTCGAGGTCGTCCCGAAGCTCGATTGA
- a CDS encoding two-component regulator propeller domain-containing protein — protein sequence MRTRFLAIAAICCAAGAAASTPKIWTIDSARDFSEGTAHGVSALPDGRLALTRESKAIAGLSATKIFAVAAEKSGALLFASGDEGQIFRQEPGKPATVLLTLPESEVTALAAGPDGAIYAGTSPHGKVYRIEKGKPLVYFEPQAEYIWAFAFDRGSLFVATGVPGRIFRVTAPGEGRVFDDVGDEHVRCLLMDAQGRLWAGTSGKGLVIRIAPDGVARTIYDSEKAEVSSLAAGPEGQVWAAAVSTKVGGGPAGAVRPPVPAPKEKKPEASASPGGGEGGGTVTVTATTSLVPPAPPSAPSKGGESSEIVEIGSDDAAVPFWRSDDELVHSCRWDPASGGLLVATGPHGRVYLVRKGQASLSASVDEKRVVFATDEVLATDSPASAYRRVPARAGEFFSSIKDTGRTSRFGAFRTDASVPKGGALTIAFRSGNSSYPDATWTPWTAPVPAATPGKIAAAPGRFLQWKTAFEAAAADRSPVLFRVECAYQNDNARPQVEAVAVGTPSRDAAGVFAAASTDEASAGESIFTASEEKPGTPRAEGRGYLIVTWKASDPDGDELVADVDFRPAGVSGPWVPMRRSVRGNAFGFDSRLLPDGRYLFRVTASDRPGNPDDPRSDATVSDPVLVDNTPPAITLVSSTREKSGAVLRVRVADALSPIAAAGWSVDAGAWTRAAADDGMTDSPQESYTISLQPEIRGAYVLVRAVDAAGNTSSLSIVAP from the coding sequence ATGCGAACACGATTCCTGGCGATCGCGGCGATCTGCTGCGCGGCCGGCGCCGCCGCGTCGACGCCGAAGATCTGGACGATCGACTCCGCGCGCGATTTCTCGGAGGGAACCGCCCACGGCGTCTCGGCCCTCCCGGACGGCCGCCTCGCGCTCACCCGCGAGTCGAAGGCGATCGCCGGCCTCTCCGCGACGAAGATCTTCGCGGTCGCGGCCGAGAAGTCGGGAGCGCTGCTCTTCGCCAGCGGCGACGAGGGACAGATCTTCCGCCAGGAGCCGGGCAAGCCCGCGACGGTCCTGCTGACGCTCCCCGAGTCGGAGGTCACCGCGCTCGCGGCCGGCCCGGACGGGGCGATCTACGCCGGGACTTCGCCGCACGGGAAGGTCTACCGGATCGAGAAGGGGAAGCCGCTCGTGTATTTCGAGCCGCAGGCGGAGTACATCTGGGCGTTCGCGTTCGACCGCGGGTCCCTCTTCGTCGCGACGGGCGTCCCCGGCCGGATCTTCCGGGTCACGGCTCCCGGAGAAGGACGCGTGTTCGACGACGTGGGGGACGAGCACGTGCGGTGCCTCCTGATGGACGCGCAGGGACGCCTGTGGGCGGGCACGTCGGGAAAGGGGCTCGTGATCCGCATCGCGCCGGACGGCGTCGCGCGCACGATCTACGACTCCGAGAAAGCCGAGGTCTCCTCGCTCGCCGCCGGGCCGGAGGGGCAGGTCTGGGCGGCGGCGGTTTCGACGAAGGTCGGCGGAGGTCCGGCGGGCGCGGTGAGGCCGCCCGTCCCCGCCCCCAAGGAGAAGAAACCGGAGGCTTCGGCTTCGCCGGGAGGGGGCGAGGGAGGGGGGACCGTCACCGTCACCGCGACGACTTCGCTCGTGCCTCCCGCGCCGCCGTCGGCCCCCTCGAAGGGCGGCGAGTCTTCGGAAATCGTCGAGATCGGCTCCGACGACGCGGCGGTCCCGTTCTGGCGCTCCGACGACGAGCTCGTCCACTCCTGCCGCTGGGACCCGGCGTCGGGAGGTCTCCTCGTCGCGACGGGCCCCCACGGGCGCGTCTACCTCGTGCGAAAGGGGCAGGCGTCGCTCTCGGCGAGCGTCGACGAGAAGCGCGTCGTGTTCGCGACCGACGAGGTGCTCGCGACCGACTCGCCGGCCTCGGCGTACCGTCGCGTCCCCGCACGCGCCGGAGAGTTCTTCTCGTCGATCAAGGACACGGGCAGAACGTCCCGGTTCGGGGCGTTCCGGACGGACGCGTCGGTGCCGAAAGGGGGAGCGCTGACGATCGCATTCCGGAGCGGGAACTCGAGCTATCCCGACGCGACGTGGACGCCCTGGACGGCGCCGGTGCCGGCCGCCACTCCGGGGAAGATCGCCGCCGCTCCGGGCCGCTTCCTCCAGTGGAAGACGGCGTTCGAGGCGGCGGCCGCCGACCGCTCGCCGGTCCTCTTCCGCGTCGAATGCGCGTACCAGAACGACAACGCCCGTCCGCAGGTCGAGGCGGTGGCGGTGGGAACCCCGTCCCGCGACGCGGCGGGCGTGTTTGCCGCCGCGTCGACCGATGAGGCGTCCGCGGGCGAGTCGATCTTCACGGCCTCCGAGGAGAAGCCGGGAACGCCCCGGGCGGAGGGACGCGGCTATCTCATCGTGACCTGGAAGGCGTCGGACCCCGACGGCGACGAGCTCGTCGCGGACGTCGACTTCCGTCCCGCCGGCGTCTCCGGTCCGTGGGTTCCGATGAGACGCTCGGTGCGCGGCAACGCCTTCGGCTTCGATTCGAGACTCCTCCCGGACGGCCGGTATCTCTTCCGCGTGACGGCGAGCGACCGGCCCGGCAATCCCGACGACCCGCGGAGCGACGCGACGGTGTCCGACCCGGTGCTCGTGGACAACACGCCGCCGGCGATCACGCTCGTCTCGTCCACGCGCGAGAAATCGGGCGCGGTGCTCCGCGTCCGGGTGGCCGACGCGCTCTCGCCCATCGCGGCAGCGGGATGGAGCGTCGACGCGGGCGCGTGGACCCGCGCGGCCGCCGACGACGGGATGACCGATTCCCCGCAGGAGTCGTATACAATTTCCCTCCAGCCGGAAATCCGGGGAGCTTACGTCCTGGTTCGGGCGGTGGACGCCGCCGGGAACACGTCCTCGCTGTCGATCGTCGCTCCCTGA
- a CDS encoding ABC transporter substrate-binding protein → MSVRRLVSAFALAAAISACRRPAPRPPSAPAAIGFLDESALGTPKPGGTLYRRLEGEPATLNPLLQTDDYAADVIADVARNLIDLDKRLEPVGGLSDRWEVSPDGRTWTFHLRDGAVWEDGTPVTSRDAIFTFEKATDPKIPALLFSEGLEGFEGADAVDDRTFRVRFRSPYAFRIYAFNIPLVCAARNAGRDFLASPDDRAPFSNGPYRVARWRTSESIDLVRNPRYAGPRAPFDRVVFRILPDAVQAYRALERGDIDEMRLSTEQWRASASDTRFAGCCRTTLFYDLSYFYIGYNNRSPLFSDVPTRRAMAMLLDRGRLVRDLFFGTARILSGPWAADSPAYDPAVAPYPFDPAAARDLLARAGWKDADGDGVLERGGKRFAFDLLYGAGSTSARQVCEVFKSDLEKAGIVCRPRAVEWAAFTKRMDAGDFEAVASSWSGDPNPDLSAYWASSQAPPNGLNNLSYSNPEVDRLLVEVRGELDAKRRTALFHRLHRLIHDDAPATFVFQSAQKYAVSRSIGGLVTTPVGMFRFWPDSTAWWRRPAP, encoded by the coding sequence GTGTCCGTCCGGCGACTCGTCAGCGCGTTCGCTCTCGCCGCCGCGATTTCCGCGTGCCGCCGGCCGGCGCCGCGCCCGCCGTCGGCGCCCGCCGCGATCGGCTTCCTCGACGAGAGCGCGCTCGGGACGCCGAAGCCGGGGGGGACGCTCTACCGCCGCCTCGAGGGCGAGCCCGCGACCCTGAACCCGCTCCTCCAGACGGACGATTACGCCGCCGACGTGATCGCCGACGTCGCGCGGAACCTCATCGACCTCGACAAGCGCCTCGAGCCGGTCGGCGGCCTCTCCGACCGGTGGGAGGTCTCGCCCGACGGGCGGACCTGGACGTTTCACCTCCGCGACGGCGCCGTGTGGGAGGACGGCACGCCGGTCACCTCGCGCGACGCGATCTTCACGTTCGAGAAGGCGACGGACCCGAAGATCCCGGCGCTCCTTTTCTCGGAGGGCCTCGAGGGTTTCGAAGGGGCGGACGCGGTCGACGACCGTACGTTCCGCGTGCGGTTCCGCTCGCCGTACGCGTTCCGGATCTACGCCTTCAACATACCCCTCGTCTGCGCCGCGAGGAACGCCGGGCGAGACTTCCTCGCCTCTCCCGACGATCGGGCGCCGTTCTCGAACGGGCCGTACCGGGTCGCGCGGTGGAGGACCTCCGAGTCGATCGACCTCGTGCGGAACCCGCGCTACGCGGGCCCCCGCGCGCCGTTCGACCGCGTCGTCTTCCGGATCCTTCCCGACGCGGTCCAGGCGTACCGCGCGCTCGAGCGCGGCGACATCGACGAGATGCGCCTCTCGACCGAGCAGTGGCGGGCGTCGGCCTCCGACACGCGCTTTGCCGGCTGCTGCCGGACGACGCTCTTCTACGACCTCTCCTACTTCTACATCGGGTACAACAACCGCTCGCCCCTCTTCTCGGACGTCCCGACCCGCCGGGCCATGGCGATGCTCCTCGACCGCGGCCGCCTCGTGCGCGACCTCTTCTTCGGCACGGCGCGGATCCTCTCCGGGCCGTGGGCGGCGGATTCGCCGGCCTACGACCCCGCGGTCGCCCCCTATCCGTTCGATCCGGCCGCGGCGCGCGATCTCCTCGCGCGGGCGGGATGGAAGGACGCCGACGGGGACGGCGTGCTCGAGCGCGGCGGAAAGCGCTTCGCGTTCGACCTCCTGTACGGCGCCGGGAGCACGAGCGCGCGACAGGTGTGCGAGGTCTTCAAGAGCGACCTCGAGAAGGCGGGCATCGTCTGCCGGCCTCGCGCGGTCGAGTGGGCCGCCTTCACGAAGCGCATGGACGCGGGGGATTTCGAGGCGGTCGCGTCCTCCTGGTCGGGGGACCCGAACCCCGACCTCTCGGCATACTGGGCGTCGAGCCAGGCGCCGCCGAACGGCCTGAACAACCTCTCGTATTCCAATCCGGAGGTCGACCGCCTCCTGGTCGAGGTCCGGGGCGAGCTCGACGCGAAACGCCGGACCGCGCTCTTCCACCGCCTCCACCGCCTGATCCACGACGACGCCCCGGCGACGTTCGTTTTCCAGAGCGCGCAGAAATACGCCGTCTCGCGGTCGATCGGCGGGCTCGTCACGACCCCGGTGGGGATGTTCCGGTTCTGGCCCGACTCGACGGCCTGGTGGCGCCGTCCGGCTCCGTGA